In the genome of Notamacropus eugenii isolate mMacEug1 chromosome 5, mMacEug1.pri_v2, whole genome shotgun sequence, one region contains:
- the CORT gene encoding cortistatin isoform X1 yields MSAETLISEQLSEVSSSGGGSREMHPSPGSRQLPGSLCFLLLVSWALATAALPLEDGLPGKGNKPLQEVVEGKSSDLLTFLFSLYDWTSRGGEMPLAGGDEMEFSKRDGRALSNQAPPRDKTPCKNFFWKTFSSC; encoded by the exons CAGAGACATTAATTTCGGAGcagctgagtgaagtaagcagtagTGGTGGCGGCAGCAGAGAGATGCATCCATCCCCCGGCAGCCGGCAGCTCCCAGGGTCTCTTTGCTTCCTACTCCTGGTCTCCTGGGCTCTGGCCACGGCAGCCCTCCCCCTGGAAGATGGCCTCCCCGGGAAAGGCAACAAG CCCCTGCAGGAGGTGGTGGAAGGAAAGAGCAGCGACCTCctgactttccttttctctttgtacGACTGGACCTCCCGCGGCGGAGAGATGCCTCTGGCGGGGGGCGACGAGATGGAGTTCTCCAAGCGAGACGGAAGGGCTCTTTCTAACCAAGCCCCGCCTCGGGATAAAACCCCCTGCAAGAATTTCTTCTGGAAGACCTTCTCCTCCTGCTGA
- the CORT gene encoding cortistatin isoform X2 produces the protein MSETLISEQLSEVSSSGGGSREMHPSPGSRQLPGSLCFLLLVSWALATAALPLEDGLPGKGNKPLQEVVEGKSSDLLTFLFSLYDWTSRGGEMPLAGGDEMEFSKRDGRALSNQAPPRDKTPCKNFFWKTFSSC, from the exons AGACATTAATTTCGGAGcagctgagtgaagtaagcagtagTGGTGGCGGCAGCAGAGAGATGCATCCATCCCCCGGCAGCCGGCAGCTCCCAGGGTCTCTTTGCTTCCTACTCCTGGTCTCCTGGGCTCTGGCCACGGCAGCCCTCCCCCTGGAAGATGGCCTCCCCGGGAAAGGCAACAAG CCCCTGCAGGAGGTGGTGGAAGGAAAGAGCAGCGACCTCctgactttccttttctctttgtacGACTGGACCTCCCGCGGCGGAGAGATGCCTCTGGCGGGGGGCGACGAGATGGAGTTCTCCAAGCGAGACGGAAGGGCTCTTTCTAACCAAGCCCCGCCTCGGGATAAAACCCCCTGCAAGAATTTCTTCTGGAAGACCTTCTCCTCCTGCTGA
- the CORT gene encoding cortistatin isoform X3 — protein sequence MHPSPGSRQLPGSLCFLLLVSWALATAALPLEDGLPGKGNKPLQEVVEGKSSDLLTFLFSLYDWTSRGGEMPLAGGDEMEFSKRDGRALSNQAPPRDKTPCKNFFWKTFSSC from the exons ATGCATCCATCCCCCGGCAGCCGGCAGCTCCCAGGGTCTCTTTGCTTCCTACTCCTGGTCTCCTGGGCTCTGGCCACGGCAGCCCTCCCCCTGGAAGATGGCCTCCCCGGGAAAGGCAACAAG CCCCTGCAGGAGGTGGTGGAAGGAAAGAGCAGCGACCTCctgactttccttttctctttgtacGACTGGACCTCCCGCGGCGGAGAGATGCCTCTGGCGGGGGGCGACGAGATGGAGTTCTCCAAGCGAGACGGAAGGGCTCTTTCTAACCAAGCCCCGCCTCGGGATAAAACCCCCTGCAAGAATTTCTTCTGGAAGACCTTCTCCTCCTGCTGA